One part of the Sciurus carolinensis chromosome 4, mSciCar1.2, whole genome shotgun sequence genome encodes these proteins:
- the Ankrd33 gene encoding photoreceptor ankyrin repeat protein isoform X1 — MSEALSCPSEGSPTPRSKLGTLYRACVHNDPAQLQAKLDVGVSPEEATQVDSNGRTGLMVACYHGFASVVALLSRCPFLDVNHQDKDGNTALMLAAQAGHASLVSLLLNYYAGLDLERRDQRGLTALMKAAMRNRSECVAALLMAGADLTSVDPVRGKTALEWALLTDSFDTVRRIRQLLQRPRVEQLSQHYQLEWPALPGLVAQAQAQAQAAPSLLERLQSTLSFSFAQSPQEGGVLDHLVTITTGLASPFLATACHTLCPDYPPALGTRSKSVPELLGTAPPPPPVPQPPQLVPSPRVFVPYQSPQGMFSQWLQPRGSTSTRSQVPKILLSKAPSAPRQYKLMSRSTGHNNLVLPLWRYQELRLERKRQEEERLAQDQGKMG; from the exons ATGTCTGAGGCACTGTCCTGCCCCAGCGAGGGCAGCCCTACTCCACGCAGCAAGTTGGGGACCCTGTATCGGGCCTGTGTCCACAATGACCCTGCCCAGCTCCAAGCCAAGCTGGATGTTGGGGTCTCCCCAGAGGAGGCCACCCAAGTTGACAGCAATGGGAGG ACAGGCCTCATGGTCGCATGCTACCACGGCTTCGCGAGTGTCGTCGCCCTGCTCAGCCGCTGTCCTTTCCTCGATGTGAACCATCAGGACAAAGACGGGAACACAGCCCTCATGCTGGCTGCCCAAGCAG GCCATGCTTCTCTGGTGAGTCTCCTGCTCAACTACTATGCGGGCCTGGACCTAGAGCGCCGGGACCAGCGGGGGCTCACAGCGTTGATGAAGGCGGCCATGCGGAACCGATCAGAGTGTGTGGCCGCCCTCCTCATGGCAG GTGCTGACCTGACCTCCGTGGACCCTGTTCGGGGCAAGACAGCCCTGGAGTGGGCCTTGCTGACGGACAGCTTTGACACGGTACGCAGGATCCGGCAGCTGCTGCAGAGGCCCCGAGTAGAGCAACTGAGCCAGCATTACCAGCTCGAGTGGCCGGCCTTGCCTGGGCTcgtggcccaggcccaggcccaggcccaggctgccCCATCCCTCCTAGAAAGGTTGCAGTCCACCCTGAGCTTCTCCTTTGCCCAGTCCCCTCAGGAGGGGGGTGTTCTGGACCACCTTGTAACCATCACCACTGGCCTGGCCAGTCCCTTCCTTGCCACTGCCTGCCACACACTGTGTCCTGACTACCCACCTGCACTTGGCACCCGAAGCAAGTCTGTGCCAGAACTGCTAGGTacagccccacctcctcctccagtaCCCCAACCCCCCCAGCTAGTACCTAGCCCCCGGGTCTTTGTCCCCTACCAGAGCCCTCAGGGCATGTTCTCTCAGTGGCTGCAGCCCAGGGGTAGTACCAGCACTAGGTCCCAAGTTCCCAAGATCCTCCTCTCCAAGGCTCCCTCAGCCCCCAGACAATACAAGTTGATGTCCAGGTCTACAGGGCATAATAACCTGGTCCTTCCTCTCTGGCGATACCAGGAGctcaggttggagaggaagagacaggaggaggagaggttgGCACAGGATCAGGGGAAGATGGGCTAG
- the Ankrd33 gene encoding photoreceptor ankyrin repeat protein isoform X2, translated as MVACYHGFASVVALLSRCPFLDVNHQDKDGNTALMLAAQAGHASLVSLLLNYYAGLDLERRDQRGLTALMKAAMRNRSECVAALLMAGADLTSVDPVRGKTALEWALLTDSFDTVRRIRQLLQRPRVEQLSQHYQLEWPALPGLVAQAQAQAQAAPSLLERLQSTLSFSFAQSPQEGGVLDHLVTITTGLASPFLATACHTLCPDYPPALGTRSKSVPELLGTAPPPPPVPQPPQLVPSPRVFVPYQSPQGMFSQWLQPRGSTSTRSQVPKILLSKAPSAPRQYKLMSRSTGHNNLVLPLWRYQELRLERKRQEEERLAQDQGKMG; from the exons ATGGTCGCATGCTACCACGGCTTCGCGAGTGTCGTCGCCCTGCTCAGCCGCTGTCCTTTCCTCGATGTGAACCATCAGGACAAAGACGGGAACACAGCCCTCATGCTGGCTGCCCAAGCAG GCCATGCTTCTCTGGTGAGTCTCCTGCTCAACTACTATGCGGGCCTGGACCTAGAGCGCCGGGACCAGCGGGGGCTCACAGCGTTGATGAAGGCGGCCATGCGGAACCGATCAGAGTGTGTGGCCGCCCTCCTCATGGCAG GTGCTGACCTGACCTCCGTGGACCCTGTTCGGGGCAAGACAGCCCTGGAGTGGGCCTTGCTGACGGACAGCTTTGACACGGTACGCAGGATCCGGCAGCTGCTGCAGAGGCCCCGAGTAGAGCAACTGAGCCAGCATTACCAGCTCGAGTGGCCGGCCTTGCCTGGGCTcgtggcccaggcccaggcccaggcccaggctgccCCATCCCTCCTAGAAAGGTTGCAGTCCACCCTGAGCTTCTCCTTTGCCCAGTCCCCTCAGGAGGGGGGTGTTCTGGACCACCTTGTAACCATCACCACTGGCCTGGCCAGTCCCTTCCTTGCCACTGCCTGCCACACACTGTGTCCTGACTACCCACCTGCACTTGGCACCCGAAGCAAGTCTGTGCCAGAACTGCTAGGTacagccccacctcctcctccagtaCCCCAACCCCCCCAGCTAGTACCTAGCCCCCGGGTCTTTGTCCCCTACCAGAGCCCTCAGGGCATGTTCTCTCAGTGGCTGCAGCCCAGGGGTAGTACCAGCACTAGGTCCCAAGTTCCCAAGATCCTCCTCTCCAAGGCTCCCTCAGCCCCCAGACAATACAAGTTGATGTCCAGGTCTACAGGGCATAATAACCTGGTCCTTCCTCTCTGGCGATACCAGGAGctcaggttggagaggaagagacaggaggaggagaggttgGCACAGGATCAGGGGAAGATGGGCTAG